The sequence caaaataatcaaacaataaacaaaacaaagcaGTCCAAAAacgtaaagtccagtccaattatacagttcgagaaaaataaataaataaaaatacgaaaatataaatcctagtctaaactaaatctaagCTCGAATGCCTTACCCGACGCCGCGGGCCTTTATTACGATTgttttccgccaacatgatacgttggggcattccctggtgaatGAATACAAATGATCTCttggcattccccggctaaataaatacatttgaattaaatacgataatcTAGAAAGggacattcacacgcacattccaatattcaaccaaaataacaagttttaaaatttgcctacccgaacctatattgcttGCCTAATGATCCACGGCCTAAAACATGAGACTATCGAACTTAACAAAATCGATGTTCATTCCGAATCAGGCTATCATCACTGAACTGACATAAATAAACATtctcttttgataattttcaatctttttcccCAAAATTCAACTTAACCTCGAATCAACTACGCGATGAACAATACTTTACATCAGGATTAACAATCAGACAACGGCGAGTAAAATCACGTCaaccaaattaaatcaaatcCGACCAAAATCACACCATTCAAAAatattctcaaaaaaataaataaataagagatATAGAATCTAACATTTGAATATTACGTTGATAACATTGTCTAAGAAAACCAGATCAGAAAAATCCGAATAGAGAACCTCAACAACAACCAAAATCCACACTCAGTATAGAGAAATAGAAACCCGAAATTGAAGTCGAATAATCGAAAGGAATAACCAAACGCATAACTTTGAGAATTTAACTGGATTCAATCACCACTCGATCATATTCGAATGAACTGACAACCAGAATTGATATTTCCGGTGAGAATTAAACCAGAATCAAGGTCGAGAAAAAAAAGCAGTTTGACGCGGATTTGAATGGATCAACGAGCTGGACGTCGTATTCTCGCTACCCCGGTGCTCCGAATCAGTGTAACCTCGCTGGAACAGTGACCAAAAACAACTAAAACGGTCGGACTCCGGCTAGATCTCATCCAGAAAtcgaaagaaaataaagagatttGGGCAATTATGAGACCGATTCGAACAACTGACACTGAAACTGAATTCGACACTTAGGTCGTCGGAAAAAGCTTGAACGGGAACCAGGTTTCTCACCGGAATTCCATCAAAACACCCTCCATAACTTGCTTTTCTTTACTGTGCGGGTCGAATTTCGGTCGGTTGGTTCGATTTACGTGGTTCGACGATGGCTGGTGGTTCGGGTGGTGTATTGGTTGTCGGATTGTTGGTCGGTGACGGCAGATCTGGCGTGTTTGGCCGGAGGGGAAGAGAGCTCACGGCCGAGAGAGAAGGCGACGGTCGATTTCAAGGGGAGGGAGACGGAGACGACGACGCTATTGCCGCCGTCGTTGGTCGGACGGAGGGCGGCGGTCGCCGGCGAAGTTTATTGgagggagagagagagtgagagtctagagagagaaaaagagagttgattttttttttttttttgtatttgttactgTTCATCCCCTTTTGTTTTGTgagagtatgtgtgtatatattatggtatttttttttttggtcctttcgtcttggacaagaaaaaaaagaggggggGTGGGGTAACGTGGGGtgggggtagtggtgaggtgttatttttttattgggtaggttgttaggataacataggattagttattttattatttatttatttttattttttgtattttgtggggtataatgacatgggtgagggtacatggtaggataaaataaaaatgggtaaaaatgatatcggggagggacgaaattaggtgtctacaacaaGTGATTACTATAAACAGGAAAATAAGGAGACAAGACAAGAGATGAGAGTTTTTCATTATTCCAATTGTTCAAGTGTACAAATGTATACAATATGAATCCTTATGTCTCTATTTATAGTGTCATATACAGGCATGCAAAAAGTTATCTAGGTTATGCAGGGGCGGAGCTACAACCACCGAAGGATGGTCAGATGAACACCGTTCGTCGGAAAATTTTTTCGAGCATATacatagatatttatggttatataaaTATTGTTAAACATATTTGACATGATAAGTAAGCATGGCTTAGTGGTTAAGGGTGTGTAGATTTGTGTTTAGTGATGTGGGTTCAATTCCCATTAAATGCAGTTGCTTTTATTCTCCTTTTTAAAGAAGGGAAAATATCCTTTTACATATTATGTTGGACCCGGTCAACAACTACCAAGTATgccttttttaaaaaactaattattgcacactttatttttaaattaaaaaataattggttATAGGTCAAACGACAAACAGaagtttttccttcttttaaccTATTCCTTAGGCCTTACCAACCCCCCTATTCTCTAACCCTTCACCATAATTTCTCTACCAttaccatatttttttaaaaaattgaattttggtgTTAAAGTCTTCGATCTTCAAGGGGCTAtatcattataatttttttttaaggattattGGAGTGTGAATTGTAAaatggtattttttattttttcttatcttttagtTTTGTTTCCCCCCCTTAAacctgcatttgtttttttttttttttttaattttggactAAGTAATTTAATATTCTAATTTTATCTAGTAGATAACTTGCTAGTTAATATTATTTAGGAgaatcaaaaaatatttcaagtattcataattttttcatttgttgAAATTGAACAATAAGTGTGATGGGCTTCCTTTTATTTCAGTTTGAGGTTTCAATGAGTTTGGAGAAGTGTTTTcgtaaagttttaaaaataagttCAACGTATCAAAATCTATCACGACAAGATGATGATGTTGATCAAATAGAAATACCATCTCATTTTTCTCAGAGACAAAAATTTGATGTAAATGATCTAAAGGCTGACCACGCTGAAAGACCTCCAATTTTGAATTATCCTCCAAACATTCGTGATGAGATAAGAAGGGCATACATTCTAAAACGTTCTTGCCAACCTCGAGACCATGAGTTCCTCAAACAGCCTTTTATGGAACTTCACGTCGTTTTGTTTCGAAATGGTTTGATGAATATTCTGATTGGTTGGAATATAGTGTATGTGCAGATGCAACTTATTGTTTGCCTTGTTATTTATTTCAAGGCGAAAGCATTCATCAAGGAGGTGGTAATATATTTTCGACAAAGGGATTTAGAAATTGACACAGAAAAGATAGCTTTGCAACACACATTGATCCTCCGAATAGCattcataatcaatcaaaaagAAAGTGTGAAAATCTTATGAGGGAAGAACAATCTATTGAGGCTGCATTTTACAAGTGGGACAAGAAAAGTAAGAATGAATATCGAGTTCGGTTAAATGCTTCAATCGATGTGGTCCAATTTCTTCTAAATCAAGGTCTAGCACTCCGCGGTCATGATGAAAGTGAATCATCCTTGAACAAAGGTAATTTTCTTGAAGCACTTTCTTGGCTTTCGGATAGATGTGATGACATTAAACCTTATGTGTTAGAAAAAgctccaaaaaataataaaataatttctcatGATATTCAGAAAGATATTGTGATTGCATGTAAGATTGAAACAATCAAAGCTATAATAAAGGATTTAGATGGTGACTACTTTGCTTTGTTGGTTGATGAATCAAGAGACGTATCACGCAAAGAGCAAATGACTATTTATTTACGATATGTTGATAAAAAGGGGTTTGCGATGGAAACATTCATTGGACTTGTTCATGTTAAAGATACTAGTGTTTTATCTCTAAAGAAAACAATTGTGGATGTACTTGCTCACCATTATTTAACTTTAGCTTATGTACGGGGGCAATGTTATGATGCAGCAAATAATATGCAAGGTGAGTTAGGTGGTATTAAAACATTAATTAGACAAGAAAGTTGATCAGCTCGCTCGGTTGATTGTTTTGCTCATCAACTTCAATTGACTCTTGTTGCGGTTTCCAAAAAGTGTGTTCAAGTAGGAGAACTTGTATTATCAATTTCAAATACTTTGATTGTGTTGGGGGCTTCCTTTAAACGTGTGGATGAATTTCGagaatctcaaaaagaaaaactcCAAAAGGCATTAGATATGGATGAGCTAGAAAGGGGTAGAGGTTTGAATCAAGAACATGGTCTTATTAAAGTTAGTGACACTCGTTGGGGATCTCACCACAAGTCATTTGAAAACTTTATTAGTAACTTTGCCTTCATTGTTGATGTACTTGATTCTCTtgttaaaaatgcaagtacttcGGAAGAAAAAGCTATCGAATCGGGATTTCTCAGAAGTTGTCAAACTTTTGAGATTGTTTTCTTGTTGCATttgatgattgatattttagaaatcacAACTGATCTTAATGTGTCATTACAGATACTGGAACGGGATATTGCTAATGCTTTGATTCTTGTAAAAGTAGAAAAGAAAAGATTACAAGCATTATGAGATAATGAATGGGatcttcttttaaaaaatgttTGTTAGGATTCTCTCAAAGAAAAAGGTTGAGACATGTTGTATCAAGCATAGTATTCCATTATCCAATTATGATGAGTCATATGCTAACTCTGGGAGATCACGACGTAAAATAGTTGATTATATTACTTTGCACCATTATCGTATGgatgtattttataaaattattgattgaCAGCTACAAGAAGTTAATGACCGTTTTAATGAGGTGACAAGTTATTTGCTTAATGATATGGCTTGCTTGAATCCAATTGATACATTTTCTAGTTTTGACATCAAAAAGATATTGGTGATGGCTAAATTATATCCTGATGACTTTGAGTTCAACATGAGGGTTCTTGAGAATCAActtgttaattatattattgatgttCGTGAAATTGATAAAAGATTCTCCAATTTAGGCGGAGTTGGGGAACATGCAAGAAAGTTGGTTGAGACAAAGAAGCATTTAAGCTATCCTCTTGTATTTCTTTTAGTGACGTTTGCTTTGCCTCTACTCGTTGTTACTGCATCAGTTGAAAGAGCTTTTTCGGCAATGAAGTATATCAAGAATGATTTGCGGAATCAAATTGATGATGAATTCTTAGATGTTGCATAGTGTCTTATGTAGAAAAAAGagtatttaagaatatttctaatgagtgtattataaaaatatttcaaggGATAAAGCGTCGTCGAGTGCActtgtaattatattttctaatcaagtttttattaaTAGAATTTGCTTtgttgacatttttttttatatgcttCAGCCTgttattctttatgttttttttt comes from Capsicum annuum cultivar UCD-10X-F1 chromosome 2, UCD10Xv1.1, whole genome shotgun sequence and encodes:
- the LOC107858414 gene encoding zinc finger MYM-type protein 1-like; amino-acid sequence: MREEQSIEAAFYKWDKKSKNEYRVRLNASIDVVQFLLNQGLALRGHDESESSLNKGNFLEALSWLSDRCDDIKPYVLEKAPKNNKIISHDIQKDIVIACKIETIKAIIKDLDGDYFALLVDESRDVSRKEQMTIYLRYVDKKGFAMETFIGLVHVKDTSVLSLKKTIVDVLAHHYLTLAYVRGQCYDAANNMQGELVLSISNTLIVLGASFKRVDEFRESQKEKLQKALDMDELERGRGLNQEHGLIKVSDTRWGSHHKSFENFISNFAFIVDVLDSLVKNASTSEEKAIESGFLRSCQTFEIVFLLHLMIDILEITTDLNVSLQILERDIANALILLQEVNDRFNEVTSYLLNDMACLNPIDTFSSFDIKKILVMAKLYPDDFEFNMRVLENQLVNYIIDVREIDKRFSNLGGVGEHARKLVETKKHLSYPLVFLLVTFALPLLVVTASVERAFSAMKYIKNDLRNQIDDEFLDVA